From one Novosphingobium sp. genomic stretch:
- a CDS encoding SufE family protein has protein sequence MRTLADIHEEYDFLDADERYRLLIDLGRSLPPMPEALKTDATLVRGCSASVWVYPVPGDAGTLTFLADSNAAITKGIIALVLATVQGRPAAEVADMDIAGALEPFDLRNQLSSNRTQGVPNMISLIKQHAGRISGN, from the coding sequence TTGCGCACTCTCGCTGACATCCATGAGGAATATGACTTCCTCGACGCCGACGAACGCTATCGCCTGCTGATCGACCTCGGCCGCAGCCTGCCCCCCATGCCCGAGGCGCTGAAAACCGACGCGACGCTGGTGCGGGGCTGCTCGGCCAGCGTCTGGGTCTACCCCGTACCCGGAGACGCCGGAACGCTGACCTTCCTGGCCGACTCCAACGCTGCCATCACCAAGGGCATCATCGCGCTGGTGCTGGCAACGGTGCAAGGTCGTCCGGCTGCCGAAGTGGCGGATATGGATATCGCCGGGGCGCTGGAGCCTTTTGATTTGCGCAACCAGCTCTCCAGCAACCGGACACAGGGCGTGCCGAACATGATCTCGCTGATCAAGCAGCATGCCGGGCGGATTTCAGGGAATTAA
- a CDS encoding sterol desaturase family protein, with translation MSQSAFLATMIVIASFLAMEAIAWSAHKYIMHGFGWAWHRDHHEPHDGFLERNDFYAVFGAAISIGAFSVGSPLVMGVQAWWPGTWIGLGVLAYGVVYTLIHDGLVHQRWFRYVPRGGYAKRLVQAHKLHHATIGKEGGVSFGFVIARDPVVLKRELAEQRKAGVAVIREAEGV, from the coding sequence ATGAGCCAGAGCGCCTTTCTTGCCACCATGATCGTGATCGCCAGCTTCCTGGCGATGGAGGCAATCGCCTGGAGCGCGCACAAATACATCATGCATGGCTTCGGCTGGGCCTGGCATCGCGATCACCATGAACCGCACGACGGCTTCCTTGAGCGCAACGACTTCTATGCGGTGTTCGGTGCCGCGATCAGCATTGGGGCTTTCAGTGTGGGCAGCCCTCTGGTGATGGGTGTTCAGGCGTGGTGGCCCGGCACATGGATCGGGCTGGGCGTGCTGGCTTACGGCGTGGTCTACACGCTGATCCACGACGGTTTGGTCCACCAGCGCTGGTTCCGCTACGTGCCGCGCGGAGGATACGCCAAGCGTCTGGTGCAGGCACACAAGCTGCATCACGCAACGATTGGCAAGGAGGGCGGGGTGTCCTTCGGTTTTGTGATCGCCCGCGATCCGGTCGTGTTGAAGCGCGAGCTGGCCGAGCAGAGGAAGGCCGGGGTTGCGGTTATTCGGGAAGCTGAAGGGGTTTAA
- the leuC gene encoding 3-isopropylmalate dehydratase large subunit, which translates to MTKQPRTLYEKIWDAHVVETRDDGTSLIYIDRHLVHEVTSPQAFEALRVSGRKVRRPDLTLAVPDHNLPTTARLDAAGHRLPIADVESAQQLAALERNAPEFGVRLIGATDAEQGIVHVVGPEQGFSLPGATIVCGDSHTACHGGLGALAFGIGTSEVEHVLATQTLLLKRSKTMEVRVDGTLAPGVTAKDVVLHICGTLGASGGTGYVIEYTGSVIRDLSIEGRLTVSNMAIEHGARAGLIAPDEKTIAYVKGRPYAPKGEAWDKAVDWWHDLHSDAGALFDKTIVIDAADIAPTVTWGTSPEDTISIGGSVPAPEDFADPSKQEAARKSLDYMGLTPGQRMVDIEIQNVFIGSCTNSRIEDLRAAAAILKGRRKAEGVKWAIVVPGSGLVKAQAEEEGLDKIFIDAGLEWREPGCSACLGMNPDKVPAGERCASTSNRNFMGRQGPGARTHLVSPAMAAAAAVTGHLTDVRDLTEA; encoded by the coding sequence ATGACGAAACAACCGCGCACGCTGTACGAAAAGATCTGGGACGCCCATGTGGTGGAAACCCGCGATGATGGCACCAGCCTGATCTATATCGACCGCCACCTCGTGCATGAGGTGACGAGTCCGCAGGCTTTTGAGGCGCTTCGCGTCTCTGGCCGCAAGGTGCGTCGTCCCGACCTTACGCTGGCGGTGCCCGATCACAACCTGCCCACCACGGCGCGACTCGATGCGGCGGGCCATCGCCTGCCCATCGCGGACGTGGAAAGCGCCCAGCAGCTCGCCGCGCTGGAGCGCAATGCGCCGGAATTCGGCGTGCGCCTGATCGGCGCCACCGATGCCGAACAGGGCATCGTCCATGTCGTCGGTCCCGAGCAGGGTTTTTCGCTGCCCGGCGCCACCATCGTCTGCGGTGACAGCCATACGGCCTGCCACGGCGGTCTGGGCGCGCTGGCCTTCGGCATCGGCACCAGCGAGGTCGAGCATGTGCTGGCCACGCAGACCCTGCTGCTCAAGCGCTCCAAGACGATGGAGGTGCGCGTTGACGGCACGCTGGCACCCGGCGTCACCGCCAAGGATGTCGTGCTGCACATCTGCGGCACTTTGGGCGCCAGCGGCGGCACGGGCTATGTGATCGAATACACCGGCTCGGTGATCCGCGACCTGTCGATCGAGGGCCGCCTGACGGTCAGCAACATGGCCATCGAGCATGGCGCCCGCGCCGGCCTGATCGCGCCGGACGAGAAGACCATCGCTTACGTCAAGGGCCGCCCCTATGCGCCCAAGGGCGAGGCATGGGACAAGGCCGTCGACTGGTGGCACGATCTCCACTCGGACGCCGGCGCGCTCTTTGACAAGACCATCGTCATCGATGCCGCCGATATCGCGCCGACCGTCACCTGGGGCACCAGCCCGGAAGACACGATCTCGATCGGCGGCAGCGTCCCCGCGCCGGAGGATTTCGCCGATCCCTCCAAGCAGGAAGCCGCGCGCAAGTCGCTCGACTATATGGGCCTGACGCCCGGCCAGCGCATGGTCGATATCGAGATCCAGAACGTCTTCATCGGCAGCTGCACCAACAGCCGCATCGAGGATCTGCGCGCCGCCGCCGCCATCCTGAAAGGCCGCCGCAAGGCCGAGGGCGTGAAATGGGCCATCGTCGTCCCCGGCTCGGGCCTTGTGAAGGCGCAGGCCGAAGAGGAAGGTCTCGACAAGATCTTCATCGACGCAGGGCTGGAATGGCGTGAGCCCGGCTGCTCGGCCTGCCTGGGCATGAACCCGGACAAGGTGCCTGCGGGCGAACGCTGCGCCTCGACCAGCAACCGCAACTTCATGGGCCGTCAGGGTCCGGGGGCGCGCACCCATCTGGTCAGCCCGGCCATGGCCGCCGCCGCCGCCGTCACCGGTCACCTGACCGATGTGCGCGATCTGACCGAGGCCTGA
- the leuD gene encoding 3-isopropylmalate dehydratase small subunit, with product MTPISQVTGRAIPFGLKNVDTDIIIPAAFLKTITRSGLGKGAFQAIRAEPGNIFDNPTYAGSPTLIAGDNFGCGSSREHAAWALLDLGITCVIAPSFSDIFSGNAFKNGILTVVLPQEAIDRLMEVAKTDEITVDLETQTVTTPFQDRFSFEIDPFRKHCLLNGLDEVGLTLARDAAIGGYEAKAKGALPFLAVVQH from the coding sequence ATGACGCCGATTTCGCAGGTGACCGGACGGGCCATCCCTTTCGGACTGAAGAATGTGGACACCGACATCATCATCCCCGCCGCCTTCCTCAAGACCATCACACGGTCGGGGCTGGGCAAGGGCGCCTTCCAGGCGATCCGCGCCGAGCCGGGCAACATCTTCGACAACCCCACCTATGCCGGCTCGCCCACGCTGATCGCGGGCGACAACTTCGGCTGCGGCTCCTCGCGTGAGCATGCCGCATGGGCGCTGCTCGATCTGGGGATCACCTGCGTCATCGCGCCAAGCTTTTCGGATATCTTTTCGGGCAATGCCTTCAAGAACGGCATCCTGACCGTGGTTCTGCCGCAGGAAGCCATCGACCGCCTGATGGAAGTGGCCAAGACCGACGAGATCACCGTCGATCTGGAAACCCAGACGGTGACCACGCCCTTCCAGGACCGCTTCTCCTTCGAGATCGACCCCTTCCGCAAGCATTGCCTGCTGAACGGGCTGGATGAGGTCGGCCTTACGCTGGCGCGCGATGCGGCCATCGGCGGGTATGAGGCCAAGGCCAAGGGCGCCCTGCCGTTTCTGGCAGTCGTTCAGCATTAA
- a CDS encoding DUF1476 domain-containing protein: protein MNSFADRERAQGAQEAEMAFRIHARRNRLLGQWAAVRMGLSPEEADTYARSVVHADFEEADDEDVVRKLLGDLLRAGVEAEDTEVRNAMHEKEAEARRSLMGPA from the coding sequence ATGAACAGCTTTGCCGACCGTGAGCGCGCTCAGGGTGCTCAAGAGGCGGAAATGGCCTTTCGCATCCATGCGAGGCGCAACCGGCTGCTCGGCCAGTGGGCGGCTGTCCGCATGGGCCTCTCGCCCGAGGAGGCCGACACCTACGCCCGCAGCGTCGTCCATGCCGACTTCGAGGAAGCCGACGACGAGGACGTTGTGCGCAAGCTGCTGGGCGACCTGCTGCGCGCGGGCGTCGAGGCCGAGGACACCGAAGTCCGCAACGCTATGCATGAGAAAGAGGCCGAGGCCCGCCGCTCGCTGATGGGCCCCGCCTGA
- a CDS encoding BolA/IbaG family iron-sulfur metabolism protein: MPMLAQDIETLIRAALPDAQVTITDLAGDGDHYAAEVISAAFAGKPRVIQHKMVMESLGGRMGGELHALQIKTGVPT; this comes from the coding sequence ATGCCGATGCTGGCCCAGGATATCGAAACGCTGATCCGCGCCGCCCTGCCCGACGCTCAGGTGACCATCACCGATCTGGCGGGCGACGGCGACCACTACGCCGCCGAGGTGATCTCGGCCGCCTTTGCGGGCAAGCCGCGCGTCATCCAGCACAAGATGGTGATGGAGTCGCTGGGCGGCCGCATGGGCGGGGAACTTCACGCCTTGCAGATCAAGACCGGCGTCCCCACCTGA
- the grxD gene encoding Grx4 family monothiol glutaredoxin, producing the protein MSDTNARIADIVNGNDIVLFMKGTPLFPQCGFSSRAIAILDRIGAPYHTVDVLQDPEIRAGIKDYSEWPTIPQLYVKGEFLGGSDIMMEMYEAGELQTLVEEKGLVAKA; encoded by the coding sequence ATGTCCGACACCAACGCCCGCATCGCCGATATCGTCAACGGCAATGACATCGTCCTGTTCATGAAGGGCACGCCGCTCTTCCCGCAGTGCGGCTTCTCCAGCCGCGCGATCGCGATCCTCGACCGCATCGGCGCGCCCTATCACACCGTCGACGTGCTGCAGGACCCCGAAATCCGCGCCGGGATCAAGGACTACTCGGAATGGCCGACCATCCCCCAGCTCTACGTCAAGGGCGAGTTCCTGGGCGGCAGCGACATCATGATGGAAATGTACGAAGCCGGCGAACTGCAGACGCTGGTCGAGGAAAAGGGCCTCGTCGCCAAGGCCTGA